A section of the Phaseolus vulgaris cultivar G19833 chromosome 8, P. vulgaris v2.0, whole genome shotgun sequence genome encodes:
- the LOC137824082 gene encoding choline-phosphate cytidylyltransferase 2-like, whose amino-acid sequence MADHSEQSNSDTAALPEDRPIRVYADGIYDLFHFGHARSLEQAKKSFPNTYLLVGCCNDEVTHKYKGKTVMTEAERYESLRHCKWVDEVIPDAPWVINQEFLDKHNIAYVAHDSLPYADASGAANDVYEFVKSVGRFKETKRTEGISTSDVIMRIVKDYNQYVLRNLDRGYSRNELGVSYVKEKRLRVNRRLKTLQEKVKEHQEKVGEKIQIVAKTAGMHRNEWVENADRWVAGFLEMFEEGCHKMGTAIRDRIQERLRGQQSGDGTLLLENGKDNNDDDEEEYYYDEEDDSDEEFFEEYYDDDELNPQNNGKDENQK is encoded by the exons ATGGCAGATCACAGCGAACAGTCGAATTCCGACACGGCGGCGCTTCCGGAGGACCGTCCCATTCGGGTGTACGCCGACGGCATCTACGATCTCTTCCACTTTGGCCACGCTCGCTCCCTCGAGCAAGCCAAGAAATC GTTTCCGAATACGTATTTACTGGTTGGGTGCTGCAACGATGAAGTCACCCACAAATACAAAGGCAAAACTGTTATGACAGAGGCTGAACGATATGAATCCCTTCGCCACTGCAA ATGGGTGGATGAAGTTATTCCTGATGCCCCTTGGGTTATTAACCAAGAGTTTCTTGACAAGCACAACATTGCCTATGTGGCTCATGACTCTCTTCC TTATGCTGATGCCAGTGGTGCTGCCAATGATGTTTATGAATTT GTTAAATCTGTTGGGAGGTTTAAGGAAACAAAACGGACTGAAGGAATATCCACGTCAGATGTTATAATGAGGATTGTCAAAGATTATAATCAATATGTGTTGCGGAACTTGGATCGTGGCTACTCGAGAAATGAGCTTGGCGTGAGCTATGTGAAG GAAAAGCGACTGAGGGTGAATAGAAGGTTGAAAACATTACAAGAGAAAGTGAAAGAACATCAAGAAAAAGTTGGTGAAAAG ATCCAAATTGTTGCAAAGACTGCTGGTATGCATAGGAATGAGTGGGTGGAAAATGCTGATCGTTGGGTTGCTGGATTTCTGGAAATGTTTGAAGAAGGTTGCCACAAGATG GGAACAGCAATTAGGGATCGTATTCAAGAGAGGTTAAGAGGTCAGCAGTCAGGTGATGGCACACTTCTTCTAGAAAACGGCAAGGACAATAACGATGATGACGAAGAGGAGTATTATTATGATGAGGAGGATGACAGTGATGAAGAATTTTTTGAAGAAtattatgatgatgatgagCTTAATCCTCAAAATAATGGAAAAGATGAGAACCAAAAGTAG
- the LOC137825460 gene encoding calmodulin-binding protein 25-like → MSASVPNHRFPNYYQQTQFSGGQELLPSSVSDATTVTTTAAPAQLSPEGRVSKPIRRRCRASRRTPTTLLNTDATNFRAMVQQFTGAPSASDLFGPPRPLPVNPNGLMLAPSHSLQQQQYLYQQQHYPTAYTEGGDNGLFQRVSNPTATNDGGGVFMEERFLPTSSS, encoded by the coding sequence ATGTCTGCCTCTGTTCCTAACCATCGCTTCCCAAATTACTATCAACAAACCCAATTCTCCGGCGGTCAAGAGCTGCTCCCCTCTTCAGTTTCCGACGCCACAACCGTCACAACCACCGCGGCGCCGGCCCAGTTGAGCCCAGAAGGCCGAGTGTCGAAGCCCATCAGGCGGCGTTGCCGGGCCTCGAGGCGAACTCCGACGACTCTTCTTAACACGGACGCCACCAACTTCCGGGCCATGGTGCAACAGTTCACCGGCGCTCCTTCTGCGTCTGATCTGTTTGGGCCGCCACGTCCACTCCCTGTGAACCCTAATGGGCTGATGTTGGCCCCTTCTCACTCTCTTCAGCAGCAGCAATACCTTTATCAGCAGCAGCACTACCCAACAGCATACACAGAAGGAGGAGACAATGGTTTGTTTCAGAGAGTGAGCAACCCAACAGCAACAAATGATGGAGGTGGGGTTTTCATGGAGGAACGTTTCTTGCCAACTTCGTCTTCTTGA
- the LOC137826091 gene encoding uncharacterized protein isoform X1, producing MSRVAVGGFAKAFLWMENRGDGADADLQFHAHFVPDPSQRCSGNEEGDKVSKITQPRRPNLSSLQIPAWSLDIALSTFAKTDGPSVSRSSPGSTRGLPPRPNSAKVRSSMRTSLPLRSIKTNTSSQDIERTGLIVPKTPSSDSPSDKPSNSIHLSLISKVFSPSTKGAHSLPVTPFATSASEKADGGHFVSDSGSSKTGVHPHLTRSFSVPANGKTTGLRVTDSKGLIRVISAKPHLQTVRINSTDGGFVPEIAIEDATEDIPEEQAVCRICLVELGEGGNTLKMECSCKGDLALAHQECAVKWFSIKGNRTCDVCKQEVQNLPVTLLKIFNRQTTVRQTSNVPPQTEVVYYRIWQDIPVLILVSMLAYFCFLEQLLVSELGPRALAISLPFACVLGFLSSMIASTMVSRSFVWAYACFQFAILILLAHVFYTILNLNAILSILLSSFIGFGIAIGMNHLVMEFIEWRKSRRIQSSMENVNMTRQQQH from the exons ATGTCACGAGTTGCAGTTGGCGG TTTTGCCAAAGCATTTCTTTGGATGGAAAATAGAGGTGACGGTGCTGATGCTGATCTTCAATTTCACGCTCATTTTGTTCCGGATCCTTCCCAG AGATGTAGTGGAAATGAAGAGGGTGACAAGGTGTCCAAGATAACTCAGCCCAGACGACCTAATCTATCCTCACTGCAAATACCAGCTTGGTCCTTAGATATTGCATTATCTACTTTTGCAAAGACTGATGGTCCTTCAGTTTCACGATCAAGTCCTGGTTCCACTAGAGGACTTCCTCCAAGGCCAAATTCAGCCAAAGTCAGGTCTTCAATGAGAACTTCACTTCCTCTGAGGAGCATTAAGACAAATACTTCTTCCCAGGATATTGAAAGGACAGGTCTAATAGTTCCTAAAACTCCCTCGTCAGATTCTCCTTCGGATAAACCTTCCAATTCAATTCATCTGTCTCTTATAAGTAAGGTCTTCTCCCCATCAACAAAAGGTGCACACTCGTTACCAGTTACTCCATTTGCAACTTCAGCTTCAGAGAAGGCAGATGGAGGACATTTTGTGTCTGATTCTGGTTCAAGT AAAACGGGCGTTCATCCGCATTTGACTCGATCGTTTTCAGTCCCAGCTAATGGCAAAACCACTGGTTTAAGGGTTACTGATTCCAAGGGCTTAATTCGTGTAATTTCAGCAAAGCCACATCTTCAAACTGTTCGTATAAACTCAACTGATGGTGGTTTTGTTCCAGAGATCG CCATTGAAGATGCCACTGAGGATATTCCAGAAGAACAAGCAGTTTGTAGGATTTGTTTGGTGGAGCTTGGGGAAGGAGGGAATACACTTAAGATGGAATGCAGTTGTAAAGGTGATCTTGCACTTGCTCACCAGGAATGTGCAGTGAAGTGGTTTAGTATAAAGGGAAACAGGACCTGTGATGTCTGCAAGCAGGAAGTCCAAAACCTCCCAGTAACACTGTTGAAAATTTTCAATCGTCAAACTACTGTTAGACAGACATCAAATGTGCCACCGCAGACAGAAGTAGTTTATTACAG GATCTGGCAGGATATACCAGTACTGATCTTGGTCAGCATGCTTGCTTACTTTTGTTTCCTAGAGCAACTACTG GTTTCAGAGTTGGGCCCCCGTGCTCTTGCCATTTCATTACCTTTCGCCTGTGTTTTAGGTTTCCTTTCATCTATGATTGCATCAACTATGG TGAGCAGAAGTTTCGTTTGGGCCTATGCCTGCTTCCAGTTTGCAATTCTTATCCTCTTAGCTCATGTATTTTATACAATT CTCAATTTAAATGCAATTCTCTCGATTCTCCTTTCCTCGTTCATTGGGTTTGGGATTGCAATCGGTATGAATCATCTGGTTATGGAATTTATTGAATGGAGAAAGAGTAGGAGGATTCAATCCTCCATGGAGAATGTGAACATGACAAGGCAGCAGCAGCATTGA
- the LOC137826091 gene encoding uncharacterized protein isoform X2 — MENRGDGADADLQFHAHFVPDPSQRCSGNEEGDKVSKITQPRRPNLSSLQIPAWSLDIALSTFAKTDGPSVSRSSPGSTRGLPPRPNSAKVRSSMRTSLPLRSIKTNTSSQDIERTGLIVPKTPSSDSPSDKPSNSIHLSLISKVFSPSTKGAHSLPVTPFATSASEKADGGHFVSDSGSSKTGVHPHLTRSFSVPANGKTTGLRVTDSKGLIRVISAKPHLQTVRINSTDGGFVPEIAIEDATEDIPEEQAVCRICLVELGEGGNTLKMECSCKGDLALAHQECAVKWFSIKGNRTCDVCKQEVQNLPVTLLKIFNRQTTVRQTSNVPPQTEVVYYRIWQDIPVLILVSMLAYFCFLEQLLVSELGPRALAISLPFACVLGFLSSMIASTMVSRSFVWAYACFQFAILILLAHVFYTILNLNAILSILLSSFIGFGIAIGMNHLVMEFIEWRKSRRIQSSMENVNMTRQQQH, encoded by the exons ATGGAAAATAGAGGTGACGGTGCTGATGCTGATCTTCAATTTCACGCTCATTTTGTTCCGGATCCTTCCCAG AGATGTAGTGGAAATGAAGAGGGTGACAAGGTGTCCAAGATAACTCAGCCCAGACGACCTAATCTATCCTCACTGCAAATACCAGCTTGGTCCTTAGATATTGCATTATCTACTTTTGCAAAGACTGATGGTCCTTCAGTTTCACGATCAAGTCCTGGTTCCACTAGAGGACTTCCTCCAAGGCCAAATTCAGCCAAAGTCAGGTCTTCAATGAGAACTTCACTTCCTCTGAGGAGCATTAAGACAAATACTTCTTCCCAGGATATTGAAAGGACAGGTCTAATAGTTCCTAAAACTCCCTCGTCAGATTCTCCTTCGGATAAACCTTCCAATTCAATTCATCTGTCTCTTATAAGTAAGGTCTTCTCCCCATCAACAAAAGGTGCACACTCGTTACCAGTTACTCCATTTGCAACTTCAGCTTCAGAGAAGGCAGATGGAGGACATTTTGTGTCTGATTCTGGTTCAAGT AAAACGGGCGTTCATCCGCATTTGACTCGATCGTTTTCAGTCCCAGCTAATGGCAAAACCACTGGTTTAAGGGTTACTGATTCCAAGGGCTTAATTCGTGTAATTTCAGCAAAGCCACATCTTCAAACTGTTCGTATAAACTCAACTGATGGTGGTTTTGTTCCAGAGATCG CCATTGAAGATGCCACTGAGGATATTCCAGAAGAACAAGCAGTTTGTAGGATTTGTTTGGTGGAGCTTGGGGAAGGAGGGAATACACTTAAGATGGAATGCAGTTGTAAAGGTGATCTTGCACTTGCTCACCAGGAATGTGCAGTGAAGTGGTTTAGTATAAAGGGAAACAGGACCTGTGATGTCTGCAAGCAGGAAGTCCAAAACCTCCCAGTAACACTGTTGAAAATTTTCAATCGTCAAACTACTGTTAGACAGACATCAAATGTGCCACCGCAGACAGAAGTAGTTTATTACAG GATCTGGCAGGATATACCAGTACTGATCTTGGTCAGCATGCTTGCTTACTTTTGTTTCCTAGAGCAACTACTG GTTTCAGAGTTGGGCCCCCGTGCTCTTGCCATTTCATTACCTTTCGCCTGTGTTTTAGGTTTCCTTTCATCTATGATTGCATCAACTATGG TGAGCAGAAGTTTCGTTTGGGCCTATGCCTGCTTCCAGTTTGCAATTCTTATCCTCTTAGCTCATGTATTTTATACAATT CTCAATTTAAATGCAATTCTCTCGATTCTCCTTTCCTCGTTCATTGGGTTTGGGATTGCAATCGGTATGAATCATCTGGTTATGGAATTTATTGAATGGAGAAAGAGTAGGAGGATTCAATCCTCCATGGAGAATGTGAACATGACAAGGCAGCAGCAGCATTGA
- the LOC137824093 gene encoding UDP-glycosyltransferase 82A1 yields MKEVKKEIVILVPYPAQGHVTPMQNLGWAFAAQGFHPLIVLPRSIHRQLHGEEEEEMRWVGLGDGVGQEESPDFFAMESAMEKSMGRELEGLIEKVRGEGDEVACVVVDLLASCAIEAAHRCGIPTAGFWPAMFATYLFIASIPLMLHRRLLSHTGLPQREGKFSLHPELPVISTEDLPWLVGTEAARKARFRFWKRTLERSSALKWLLVNSFPDESKLELANRKLSSEGCPRVLPIGPICRNGIRKSVSFWEEDLSCLKWLEKQKTKSVVYISFGSWVSPIGEAKVRNLAVALEASGRPFIWVLRSSWREGLPNGFLERVEKEERGRVVNWAPQKQILQHNSVACYITHCGWNSILEALQFEKKLVCYPVAGDQFVNCAFVVEVWRVGLKLNGVEAKDVEEGIARVIEDEEMDGRLKTLNQRIMAGNNNTGAFIFKTFIKDLKRASSTTAVTQDATQINIPCYSSNNKNVL; encoded by the exons atgaaggaAGTGAAGAAGGAAATAGTGATACTGGTTCCGTATCCGGCACAGGGACATGTAACTCCCATGCAAAACCTGGGCTGGGCCTTCGCGGCCCAAGGATTTCACCCTCTTATTGTCCTTCCCCGCTCTATTCACCGGCAGCTTCACggcgaggaggaggaggagatgCGGTGGGTGGGCCTGGGAGATGGAGTGGGCCAGGAGGAAAGCCCGGATTTCTTTGCGATGGAATCTGCGATGGAGAAGAGCATGGGGAGGGAGTTGGAAGGGCTGATAGAGAAGGTACGTGGAGAGGGTGATGAGGTGGCGTGCGTGGTGGTTGACCTGTTGGCATCTTGTGCCATAGAAGCAGCCCACCGCTGTGGAATCCCTACTGCTGGATTCTGGCCCGCCATGTTCGCTACTTATCTCTTCATTGCTTCCATTCCTCTCATGCTCCACCGTCGCCTCCTTTCTCACACTG GACTTCCGCAACGTGAGGGGAAATTTAGCCTTCATCCTGAGCTACCGGTGATTTCAACTGAGGATCTACCATGGCTTGTTGGAACAGAAGCTGCAAGGAAAGCAAGATTTAGATTTTGGAAAAGAACTTTGGAGAGGTCAAGTGCTCTGAAATGGCTGCTGGTGAATTCCTTTCCTGATGAAAGCAAACTTGAATTGGCAAACAGGAAGTTGAGTTCAGAAGGTTGTCCACGCGTGTTGCCAATAGGCCCTATATGCAGGAATGGCATAAGAAAAAGTGTGAGCTTTTGGGAGGAAGATTTGAGCTGCTTGAAGTGGCTGGAAAAGCAGAAGACCAAGTCAGTGGTGTACATCTCATTCGGCAGTTGGGTGAGTCCAATTGGGGAAGCCAAGGTGAGAAATTTGGCAGTGGCACTTGAAGCTTCAGGTAGGCCCTTCATTTGGGTATTGAGATCGAGTTGGCGTGAAGGCTTGCCAAATGGATTCTTGGAAAGGGTTGAGAAAGAAGAGAGAGGCAGAGTGGTTAACTGGGCACCCCAGAAACAGATTTTGCAGCATAACTCTGTGGCTTGTTACATCACACACTGTGGGTGGAATTCCATATTGGAGGCTTTGCAGTTCGAAAAGAAATTGGTGTGCTACCCTGTGGCAGGGGACCAGTTTGTGAACTGTGCTTTTGTTGTTGAGGTTTGGAGGGTAGGTTTGAAACTGAATGGGGTGGAGGCAAAGGATGTTGAAGAAGGAATTGCAAGGGTGATAGAAGATGAGGAGATGGATGGGCGATTGAAAACACTGAATCAAAGAATCATGGCTGGTAACAACAACACCGGAGCTTTCATCTTCAAAACCTTCATAAAAGATCTCAAGAGGGCATCTTCAACAACTGCTGTTACTCAAGATGCAACTCAAATCAATATTCCTTGTTATTCCTCCAACAACAAAAATGTGCTATAA
- the LOC137824091 gene encoding serine/threonine-protein kinase BSK1, translating to MGCCQSSMLLRVGERETHPEKEKEREKEKEKEKEKEKDQGYGTHHRASAGGDSAGDPDKEGVDFTFAEFSLPELKAATNNFSSEYIVSGSGEKAPNLVYKGRLHNQSRWIAVKKFSKAAWPDPKQFVEEASGVGKLRHPRLANLIGYCCDGDERLLVAEYMPNDTLAKHLFHWETQTIEWAMRLRVALYIAQALHYCSTEGRPLYHDLNAYRVLFDQEGDPRLSCFGFMKNSRDGKSYSTNLAYTPPEYLRNGRVTPESVIYSFGTVLLDLLSGKHIPPSHALDMIQGKNNMLLMDSHLEGKFSTEEATVVVNLASKCLQYEPRERPDTNDLVTTLAPLHTKPDVRSHIMLGIPKHEEPPSTPQRPLSAMGEACSRMDLTPQRPLSAMGEACSRMDLTAIHQILFATHYKDDEGTNELSFQEWTQQMRDMLEARKRGDYAFRDKDFKIAIDNYSQFIDVGTMVSPTVFARRSLCYLLCDQPDPALRDAMQAQCVYPDWPTAFYMQSVALAKLDMHKDAADMLNEAAALEEKRQKAKLL from the exons ATGGGTTGCTGCCAATCGTCGATGCTGCTGAGAGTGGGAGAGAGAGAGACGCACCctgaaaaggaaaaggaaagggaaaaggaaaaggagaaggaaaaggagAAGGAGAAAGACCAGGGCTACGGAACCCATCACAGGGCTTCTGCTGGAGGAGACTCTGCCGGTGACCCAGACAAAGAGGGGGTCGATTTCACCTTCGCCGAGTTCTCGCTGCCGGAGCTCAAGGCGGCCACCAACAATTTCAGTTCAGAGTATATCGTCTCCGGGAGTGGCGAGAAGGCGCCCAACCTCGTCTACAAGGGTCGCCTCCACAACCAGAGCCGTTGGATTGCCGTCAAGAAGTTCAGCAAGGCTGCGTGGCCGGATCCCAAGCAGTTCGTCGAAGAGGCTTCCGGCGTTGGCAAGTTGCGCCACCCTAGGCTCGCCAATTTAATCGGTTACTGCTGCGACGGCGACGAGAGGCTCCTCGTTGCCGAGTACATGCCCAATGACACTCTCGCCAAGCATCTTTTCCACT GGGAAACTCAGACTATTGAGTGGGCCATGCGGTTGCGGGTGGCTCTGTACATCGCACAGGCTTTGCATTATTGCAGTACAGAGGGGCGCCCCCTGTACCACGACTTGAATGCTTACCGTGTTCTGTTCGACCAGGAAGGTGATCCTCGTCTCTCTTGTTTCGGTTTCATGAAGAACAGCAGGGATGGCAAGAGTTATAGCACCAATCTTGCTTATACGCCTCCTGAATATTTAAGAAACG GAAGGGTCACCCCTGAAAGTGTCATTTACAGCTTTGGAACTGTCCTTCTAGACCTCCTCAGTGGCAAGCACATCCCTCCCAGTCAT GCACTTGATATGATACAGGGGAAGAACAATATGCTCTTAATGGATTCGCATTTGGAGGGAAAGTTTTCAACAGAAGAAGCGACAGTAGTTGTTAATCTTGCCTCCAAATGCTTGCAATATGAACCGAGGGAGCGGCCTGATACGAACGATTTGGTCACAACACTTGCCCCATTGCATACAAAACCCGAT GTTCGTTCTCACATCATGCTTGGAATTCCAAAGCACGAGGAACCTCCATCAACCCCACAACGTCCTCTTTCAGCAATGGGAGAGGCCTGTTCAAGGATGGACCTAACCCCACAACGTCCTCTTTCAGCAATGGGAGAGGCCTGTTCAAGAATGGACCTAACTGCAATACATCAGATCTTGTTTGCGACACACTACAAAGATGATGAAGGAACTAATGAG CTGTCGTTCCAAGAGTGGACTCAACAAATGAGAGATATGCTGGAGGCAAGGAAGCGTGGAGACTATGCATTCCGTGACAAAGACTTCAAGATAGCCATTGATAACTATTCCCAG TTTATTGACGTGGGAACGATGGTCTCCCCAACTGTTTTTGCAAGACGCAGTCTATGCTATCTGCTATGTGATCAGCCAGATCCGGCGCTACGCGACGCCATGCAAGCACAGTGTGTTTATCCAGACTGGCCCACGGCTTTCTACATGCAATCAGTTGCTCTTGCAAAGCTGGACATGCACAAGGATGCGGCTGATATGTTAAATGAGGCAGCTGCATTGGAAGAGAAGAGACAAAAAGcgaaattattataa